A single genomic interval of Flavobacteriales bacterium harbors:
- a CDS encoding T9SS type A sorting domain-containing protein: MNTTYTAYTKHGFMHAVALMAAVFCTTNTAHTQNLIPNAGFEETDTCVTTLGPGGLEDWYSAYLHFDRLQACNNGGANGLPMNAFTYQEPFEGGSCIGLYTYYQSGVEQQREWAMVPLLEPLVVGQTYYCSFRANAGFGGNAQYPQIWLASNNIGMLFTTYDRHWYQGDAYPAPLNTAHVLRTQVLADTVGWTLVSGSFVADSAYTYLMMGNFFSNALTDTVHFADPDSVFPWYPRGYTLIDAVCVSPNPDGCDLGQDVEEVQEESGILFPNPASDQLFIAGRTGVEYQVLDALGRAIAQGRALNGHWAVDVRTWPRGAYIMRLETAGRLEVRKFVVAD; the protein is encoded by the coding sequence ATGAACACCACCTACACGGCCTACACGAAGCATGGTTTCATGCATGCGGTGGCGCTTATGGCGGCGGTGTTCTGCACAACCAATACTGCGCACACCCAGAACCTGATTCCGAATGCGGGGTTCGAAGAGACGGATACCTGTGTTACCACCTTGGGCCCGGGTGGCCTTGAGGATTGGTACAGTGCCTACCTTCACTTCGACCGATTGCAGGCCTGTAACAATGGCGGTGCGAATGGATTACCGATGAATGCATTCACCTACCAAGAACCTTTCGAGGGTGGATCGTGCATCGGACTCTATACCTACTATCAAAGCGGTGTGGAGCAGCAGCGAGAATGGGCCATGGTGCCTTTGTTGGAACCCTTGGTGGTAGGGCAGACCTACTACTGCAGCTTCAGGGCCAATGCGGGTTTTGGTGGCAACGCGCAATACCCGCAGATCTGGCTGGCCAGTAATAACATCGGCATGCTCTTCACCACGTACGATCGTCATTGGTACCAAGGCGATGCTTACCCGGCACCGTTGAACACGGCTCATGTGTTACGTACCCAGGTACTGGCCGATACCGTGGGCTGGACCTTGGTGAGCGGCAGTTTCGTGGCCGACAGCGCTTACACCTACCTGATGATGGGCAATTTCTTCAGCAACGCGCTTACCGATACGGTACACTTCGCTGATCCGGATTCCGTGTTCCCCTGGTATCCCAGGGGCTATACGCTGATCGATGCTGTGTGCGTATCGCCAAACCCGGACGGTTGTGATCTAGGACAGGACGTGGAAGAGGTGCAGGAGGAAAGCGGGATCCTGTTCCCGAACCCGGCGAGCGACCAGCTGTTCATTGCCGGTCGCACCGGTGTGGAATACCAGGTGCTGGATGCGCTGGGGCGTGCCATAGCGCAGGGCAGGGCGCTGAACGGTCATTGGGCGGTGGATGTGCGTACATGGCCACGCGGCGCCTACATCATGCGCTTGGAAACTGCGGGAAGGTTGGAAGTAAGAAAGTTCGTTGTAGCGGATTAG
- the queG gene encoding tRNA epoxyqueuosine(34) reductase QueG, with amino-acid sequence MDADARSEAIKRKAHELGFLACGVARAGFLEEEAPRLEQWLRQGRHGSMGYMERHFDLRLDPTKLVPGARSVISLAFNYHSPPQQQDPEAPKLSTYAYGRDYHKVLKQRLKPLMAFMVEAFGAVELRAFVDSAPVLEKAWAERAGVGWRGKHTNVIRQGTGSWFFLCELITDLELAPDAPATDHCGTCRRCIDACPTEAITPYGVDGARCISHLTIELKEAIPEEFSGKLAGWAFGCDICQQVCPWNRFATPHSEPQFAPRPEVMALTKDEWHGLTEVVFDRLFEGSAVKRTKYSGLRRNLEFLRRSGD; translated from the coding sequence ATGGATGCGGATGCCCGCTCGGAGGCCATCAAGCGCAAGGCGCACGAGCTGGGCTTTCTGGCGTGCGGGGTGGCGCGGGCGGGCTTTCTGGAGGAGGAGGCGCCGCGGTTGGAGCAGTGGCTGCGGCAGGGCAGGCACGGCAGCATGGGCTACATGGAGCGCCACTTTGACCTGCGGCTGGACCCCACCAAATTGGTGCCCGGCGCGCGGAGCGTGATCAGCCTGGCCTTCAACTACCACAGCCCGCCGCAGCAGCAGGATCCCGAGGCGCCCAAGCTGAGCACCTATGCCTACGGCCGCGACTACCACAAGGTGCTCAAGCAGCGGTTGAAGCCGCTGATGGCCTTCATGGTGGAGGCGTTCGGTGCGGTGGAGCTGCGGGCCTTCGTGGACAGCGCGCCGGTGTTGGAGAAGGCCTGGGCCGAGCGGGCGGGGGTGGGCTGGCGGGGCAAGCACACCAACGTCATCCGCCAGGGTACGGGCAGCTGGTTCTTCCTGTGCGAACTGATCACGGACCTGGAGCTGGCGCCCGATGCGCCGGCCACGGACCATTGCGGCACCTGCCGCCGGTGCATCGACGCCTGTCCCACGGAGGCCATCACGCCCTATGGCGTGGATGGTGCGCGCTGCATCAGCCACCTCACCATCGAGCTGAAGGAGGCGATCCCGGAGGAGTTCAGCGGCAAGCTGGCGGGCTGGGCCTTCGGCTGCGACATCTGCCAGCAGGTGTGCCCGTGGAACCGCTTCGCCACACCGCACAGCGAGCCGCAGTTCGCCCCGCGGCCGGAGGTGATGGCCCTGACGAAGGATGAATGGCACGGCCTGACCGAGGTGGTCTTCGACCGCCTGTTCGAGGGCAGCGCGGTGAAGCGCACCAAATACAGCGGGCTGCGCCGGAACCTGGAGTTCCTGCGGCGATCGGGGGACTGA
- the ruvB gene encoding Holliday junction branch migration DNA helicase RuvB: MPASFDPRQEQRAASDKELEQVLRPRQFGEFAGQRAVTDNLKVFVQAARQRGEALDHVLLHGPPGLGKTTLANIIAAEMGVGIRITSGPVLDKPADLAGLLTNLEPHDVLFIDEIHRLTPVIEEYLYSAMEDYRIDLVIDAGPNARTVQIALNPFTLVGATTRSGLLTAPLRARFGINSRLDYYDAPTLTGIVKRSAGLLNVPIAEEAAVEIARRSRGTPRIANALLRRVRDFAQIQGDGTITLAIAQHALKALNVDAHGLDEMDNRILGAIIDKFGGGPVGLNTVATAVGEEAGTIEEVYEPFLIMEGYLQRTPRGRLATERAYRHLGRVPSVKPGSLFE, translated from the coding sequence ATGCCCGCGTCCTTCGACCCCCGGCAGGAGCAGCGCGCCGCCAGCGACAAGGAGCTGGAGCAGGTGCTGCGCCCCCGGCAGTTCGGCGAGTTCGCCGGTCAGCGGGCGGTGACGGACAACCTGAAGGTGTTCGTACAGGCGGCGCGGCAGCGGGGCGAGGCCCTGGACCATGTGCTGCTGCATGGCCCGCCGGGGCTGGGCAAGACCACGCTGGCCAACATCATCGCGGCGGAGATGGGGGTGGGCATCCGGATCACCAGCGGCCCTGTGCTGGACAAGCCGGCCGACCTGGCGGGGCTGCTGACGAACCTGGAGCCGCACGATGTGCTCTTCATCGACGAGATCCACCGGTTGACGCCGGTGATCGAGGAGTACCTGTACAGCGCGATGGAGGACTACCGGATCGACCTGGTGATCGATGCGGGGCCGAACGCGCGCACGGTGCAGATCGCGCTGAACCCCTTTACGCTGGTGGGGGCCACCACGCGGAGCGGCCTGCTGACGGCCCCGCTGCGGGCGCGCTTCGGCATCAACAGCCGGCTGGACTACTACGACGCGCCCACCCTGACGGGCATCGTGAAGCGGAGCGCGGGCCTGCTGAACGTGCCGATCGCCGAGGAGGCGGCGGTTGAGATCGCGCGGCGCAGCCGCGGCACCCCGCGGATCGCCAACGCGCTGCTGCGGCGGGTGCGCGACTTCGCGCAGATCCAGGGCGACGGCACCATCACGCTGGCCATTGCCCAGCACGCGCTGAAGGCCTTGAACGTGGATGCGCACGGGCTGGACGAAATGGACAACCGGATCCTGGGGGCCATCATCGACAAGTTCGGCGGCGGGCCGGTGGGGCTGAACACGGTGGCCACGGCGGTGGGCGAGGAGGCCGGCACCATCGAGGAGGTCTACGAGCCCTTCCTGATCATGGAGGGCTACCTGCAGCGCACGCCGCGCGGACGCCTGGCCACCGAGCGGGCCTACCGCCACCTGGGCCGGGTGCCGAGCGTGAAGCCCGGAAGCCTGTTCGAGTAA
- a CDS encoding tail fiber domain-containing protein gives MPLEVRHNGNHEIEFWTDSIQRVELNPTESYVVNSSFGAKTANGWMLLSPDIANFLSGANGPYSLLHLAAATNNAQTSSDRPWMNVGMTLTGNSDHSYVGQKANASDKTDMVIHWSDNPATWYGPDRLRFLFTSGYSSSSASGAYSEEGLEGMRLCPVTPDEVNVGIGDFYAANLSDPTITEPEERVDVVDGRVRIRQLPNEAVMDTADKYVVVNEDGVLGWQNIAALPDNCEWTMGANPNPNHLWTAVGASDPDCPDGEDNVGIGTNSPAGGTKLNVIENTPHSGLSNRGIFVRTEIPTGTNGAGASCIGVRAEAANGEDRNVGIQGTAFTPSGVTSVDNYGMEGFANPSGEVGQNRALSLDASVASGGVVDENRGVFSRATDNAASAENWGGQFEAYGTGTSATNRGVETYVQGTGSSQNNIGVRTYVYSTGSSSTNHGVWSRVDGATSSTNIAVYGQVGDTLTNHWAGYFAGRVQVTGSMWNNGTFIFSDADIKTNVEDIEGPDAADLLGQLAPRTYTYQSAQYPRLYLPSGQQYGFMAQEVAQVIPAVVSSTKVPAELDSLGNVVHPEMDVEGINYTAMIPLLVAAFKEQQTTISTLQDQLAAVQQDLASCCAAHGSTDGRSMSPGAGAGARLRQGFGDANAGAGEALRTDLFIVPNPVADHTQLRYTVATPGRTRLEVSDASGKRLEVLEEAVREAGAYTHDWTTTDLAPGTYHVTLYLDDSFVVKKAVKVAR, from the coding sequence ATGCCCCTGGAAGTGCGCCACAACGGCAACCATGAGATCGAGTTCTGGACGGATAGCATCCAACGGGTGGAACTGAACCCGACGGAGAGCTACGTGGTGAACTCCAGCTTTGGGGCCAAGACGGCGAACGGGTGGATGTTGCTGAGCCCGGACATCGCCAACTTCCTGAGCGGGGCCAACGGGCCGTACAGCCTGCTGCATCTGGCGGCGGCCACCAACAACGCCCAGACCAGCAGCGACCGGCCCTGGATGAACGTGGGCATGACGCTCACGGGCAACAGCGACCACAGCTACGTGGGGCAGAAGGCGAACGCCAGCGACAAGACGGACATGGTGATCCACTGGAGCGACAACCCGGCCACCTGGTACGGCCCGGACCGCTTGCGCTTCCTGTTCACCAGCGGCTACAGCAGCTCCAGCGCTTCCGGGGCCTACAGCGAAGAAGGTTTGGAAGGCATGCGGCTGTGTCCGGTGACGCCGGATGAGGTGAATGTGGGCATCGGTGACTTCTACGCGGCCAATCTGTCCGACCCGACCATCACTGAACCCGAAGAGCGGGTGGACGTGGTTGACGGTCGGGTGCGGATCCGCCAGTTGCCGAACGAGGCGGTGATGGACACCGCGGACAAGTATGTGGTGGTGAACGAAGATGGGGTGCTGGGCTGGCAGAACATCGCGGCGCTACCGGATAATTGCGAATGGACCATGGGCGCCAATCCGAACCCCAACCACCTGTGGACGGCGGTGGGCGCGTCGGACCCGGACTGCCCGGATGGAGAGGATAACGTCGGGATCGGCACGAACAGCCCGGCGGGTGGAACGAAGCTCAACGTCATTGAGAACACCCCGCATTCCGGCTTGTCCAACCGAGGTATTTTCGTGCGCACGGAGATCCCAACGGGAACAAATGGTGCAGGTGCCTCTTGTATCGGTGTGCGTGCCGAGGCGGCCAACGGAGAAGATCGGAACGTTGGGATCCAAGGCACCGCATTCACGCCAAGTGGGGTCACTTCTGTGGACAACTATGGGATGGAGGGTTTCGCGAATCCTTCCGGTGAGGTGGGTCAGAACAGGGCGTTGTCGCTTGATGCATCAGTAGCCTCCGGTGGCGTGGTCGATGAGAACAGAGGTGTCTTCTCGCGCGCTACGGACAATGCCGCCAGTGCAGAGAACTGGGGTGGACAGTTCGAGGCTTACGGAACAGGCACCTCGGCGACGAACCGCGGCGTGGAGACCTATGTTCAAGGCACCGGGTCAAGCCAGAACAACATCGGCGTTCGGACCTACGTGTACAGCACAGGCAGCAGCTCCACGAACCATGGGGTGTGGAGTCGGGTGGATGGGGCGACCTCAAGCACCAACATCGCGGTGTATGGCCAGGTGGGCGATACGCTCACCAATCATTGGGCGGGCTACTTCGCTGGCCGCGTTCAGGTCACCGGCAGCATGTGGAACAACGGGACCTTCATCTTCTCGGACGCCGACATCAAGACCAATGTGGAGGACATCGAAGGACCGGATGCGGCCGATCTGCTGGGACAGCTGGCGCCACGGACGTACACCTACCAAAGCGCTCAGTATCCGCGATTGTATCTCCCGAGCGGACAGCAATACGGCTTCATGGCGCAGGAAGTGGCGCAGGTGATCCCGGCCGTCGTGAGCAGCACGAAAGTCCCCGCTGAGCTGGACAGCCTCGGCAATGTGGTGCATCCGGAAATGGATGTGGAGGGCATCAATTACACGGCGATGATCCCGTTGCTCGTGGCGGCCTTCAAGGAGCAGCAGACCACCATCAGCACCTTGCAGGACCAACTGGCGGCCGTGCAGCAGGACCTGGCGAGCTGCTGCGCGGCCCACGGCAGCACGGATGGGCGCAGCATGAGCCCAGGGGCAGGGGCGGGGGCACGCCTTCGCCAAGGCTTCGGCGATGCGAACGCAGGTGCAGGAGAGGCCCTGCGCACCGATCTTTTCATCGTGCCCAACCCTGTGGCGGACCACACGCAGCTGCGCTACACGGTGGCCACGCCGGGCCGCACGCGGCTGGAGGTGAGCGATGCCAGTGGCAAGCGGCTGGAGGTGCTGGAGGAGGCCGTGCGGGAGGCCGGTGCCTACACCCACGACTGGACCACCACGGATCTGGCGCCCGGCACCTACCATGTGACGCTGTACCTCGACGACAGCTTCGTGGTGAAGAAGGCGGTGAAGGTGGCGCGATAG
- a CDS encoding class I SAM-dependent RNA methyltransferase, with the protein MTAQTMFGLEDLLVAELGAIGARDIEKHNRAVTFRGDEACMYRANFTLRTALRILVPVHDFGLRNEEDLYRGIKAMPWERYMDVDDTLSVHCTLHSDRFTHSQFLALKAKDAIVDRFRARFGRRPSVDLDNATLRIHLHIRGDECLVSLDSSGGSLHKRGYRDHTNLAPINEVLAAGLVLLSGWDGRSNLVDPMCGSGTLLIEAAMIAGRIPPGMHRPRFGFERWKGFQPDTWQTVRSEALARIDARNKPLILGGELSPHVARKAESNIASAGLKDRIRIVNRPFQELEPPEGGGTLLLNPPYGERMDKDEDINAVYAMIGDTLKKRWAGWTAWMITSNLEAAKHVHLTPRPRIKLYNGALECRFMRYEMYSGTRRTFAPDPPRP; encoded by the coding sequence ATGACCGCCCAGACCATGTTCGGCCTGGAGGACCTCCTGGTGGCCGAGCTCGGGGCCATCGGTGCCCGCGACATCGAGAAGCACAACCGCGCCGTCACCTTCCGCGGCGATGAAGCGTGCATGTACCGCGCCAACTTCACCCTGCGCACCGCCCTCCGCATCCTGGTGCCCGTGCACGACTTCGGGCTCCGCAACGAGGAGGACCTCTACCGCGGCATCAAGGCCATGCCCTGGGAGCGTTACATGGACGTGGACGACACCCTGTCGGTGCACTGCACGCTCCATTCCGACCGCTTCACGCACTCGCAGTTCCTCGCCCTCAAGGCCAAGGACGCCATCGTGGACCGGTTCCGCGCGCGCTTCGGCCGCCGCCCCTCGGTGGACCTGGACAACGCCACCCTGCGCATCCACCTGCACATCCGCGGGGATGAATGCCTGGTCTCCCTGGACAGCAGCGGAGGCTCGCTGCACAAGCGCGGCTACCGCGACCACACCAACCTGGCCCCCATCAACGAGGTGCTCGCCGCGGGGCTGGTGCTCCTGTCCGGCTGGGACGGCCGCAGCAACCTGGTGGACCCCATGTGCGGCAGTGGCACCCTCCTCATCGAAGCGGCCATGATCGCCGGCCGCATCCCGCCCGGCATGCATCGTCCTCGCTTCGGCTTCGAACGCTGGAAGGGCTTTCAGCCGGACACCTGGCAGACCGTCCGCTCCGAGGCCCTGGCCCGCATCGATGCGCGGAACAAGCCGCTCATCCTGGGCGGCGAGCTCAGCCCCCACGTGGCCCGCAAGGCCGAGAGCAACATCGCCAGCGCCGGACTGAAGGACCGCATCCGCATCGTCAACCGGCCCTTCCAGGAGCTGGAACCGCCTGAAGGCGGCGGCACCCTGCTCCTCAACCCGCCCTACGGCGAGCGCATGGACAAGGACGAGGACATCAACGCCGTCTACGCCATGATCGGCGACACGCTCAAGAAGCGCTGGGCCGGGTGGACCGCCTGGATGATCACCAGCAACCTGGAGGCCGCCAAGCACGTCCACCTCACCCCCAGGCCGCGCATCAAGCTCTACAACGGCGCGCTCGAATGCCGCTTCATGCGCTACGAGATGTACAGCGGGACACGGCGGACCTTCGCCCCCGATCCGCCGCGGCCCTAG
- a CDS encoding TlpA family protein disulfide reductase produces MRIFLIALALIATPALLTAQSRIPSVTLQSLDGKKVDTKTWSNDGKPIIVNFWATWCAPCKRELTAIADKYATWQKETGVKLIAVSIDDARSMARVAPYVNGQDWDYEFFLDPNGDLKRALNVNNIPHTFLVNGKGEIVYQHNNYEPGDENELYQKVKEAAGK; encoded by the coding sequence ATGAGGATCTTCCTGATCGCCCTGGCCCTGATCGCGACCCCGGCCCTGCTGACCGCCCAAAGCCGCATCCCCTCCGTCACCCTCCAGTCCCTGGACGGCAAGAAGGTGGACACCAAGACCTGGAGCAATGACGGCAAGCCGATCATCGTCAACTTCTGGGCGACCTGGTGCGCGCCCTGCAAACGCGAGCTCACCGCCATTGCCGACAAGTACGCCACCTGGCAGAAGGAGACGGGCGTGAAGCTCATCGCGGTCAGCATCGACGATGCCCGCAGCATGGCCCGCGTCGCCCCCTACGTCAATGGGCAGGACTGGGACTACGAGTTCTTCCTCGACCCCAACGGCGACCTCAAGCGCGCGCTCAACGTCAACAACATCCCGCACACCTTCCTGGTGAACGGCAAGGGCGAGATCGTGTACCAGCACAACAACTACGAGCCGGGCGATGAGAACGAGCTCTACCAGAAGGTGAAGGAGGCCGCCGGCAAGTAA
- a CDS encoding Omp28-related outer membrane protein yields the protein MRTPRSLHALALVLALPFAACDKVEQPYETVQDGGGNGGGGVVRKVLLEDMTGHRCNNCPAAAAQATALQAIHGENLVVIAVHCVNGFAAPLPPIGDNILDSDHRTPEGTAYESAFGITFLPTGLISRRPFNSVLQISDGDWGDAVNAIIGDSTAFHLWFDALTVGGGSVSTTVKLALLGPVTGDHNLVVALTEDHIIDWQIDVNATPPEVPDYEHRHMLRGNLNGTWGVPAIVGSAAAGDTLTFTYSNPLPASVLNPDNCALVAYVYDAATKEVMQVEERKFQP from the coding sequence ATGCGCACCCCGAGATCCCTCCACGCCCTGGCGCTCGTGCTCGCTCTGCCCTTCGCGGCCTGCGACAAGGTGGAACAACCCTACGAGACCGTCCAGGACGGTGGTGGAAACGGCGGCGGTGGTGTTGTGCGCAAAGTGCTGCTGGAGGACATGACCGGCCACCGCTGCAACAACTGCCCCGCCGCCGCTGCACAGGCCACGGCCCTGCAGGCGATCCACGGGGAGAACCTCGTGGTCATCGCCGTGCACTGCGTCAACGGCTTCGCCGCACCCCTGCCGCCCATCGGCGACAACATCCTGGACAGCGACCACCGCACCCCCGAGGGCACCGCGTACGAAAGCGCCTTCGGCATCACCTTCCTGCCCACCGGCCTCATCAGCCGGCGCCCGTTCAACAGCGTGCTGCAGATCAGCGATGGGGACTGGGGCGATGCGGTGAACGCAATCATCGGCGACAGCACCGCCTTCCATCTCTGGTTCGACGCCCTCACCGTCGGGGGGGGCTCGGTCTCCACCACCGTCAAGCTCGCCCTCCTGGGCCCGGTCACCGGCGACCACAACCTGGTGGTGGCCCTCACCGAGGACCACATCATCGACTGGCAGATCGACGTGAACGCCACGCCCCCTGAGGTGCCCGACTACGAGCACCGCCACATGCTGCGCGGCAACCTCAACGGCACCTGGGGTGTGCCCGCCATCGTGGGCAGCGCCGCCGCAGGCGACACCCTCACCTTCACCTACTCCAACCCGCTGCCGGCCAGCGTGCTGAACCCCGACAACTGCGCCCTGGTGGCCTACGTCTACGATGCCGCCACCAAGGAGGTGATGCAGGTGGAGGAGCGCAAGTTCCAGCCCTGA